The following are encoded together in the Salmonella enterica subsp. enterica serovar Choleraesuis genome:
- a CDS encoding multicopper oxidase, with protein MHRRDFIKYSAALSGLTLLPAWSKSALSAGRPALPVPAILEPDISGRIKLIAQAGTTALGGKNATTWGYNGPILGPAIRLQRGKPVTIDIYNRLSQDTTLHWHGLEIPGEADGGPQQIIAAGGHRQVTFTPDQPASTCWFHPHQHSNTGYQVAMGLAGLVLINDFEAGKLLLPQQWGADDVPVIIQDKRLNSQGEIDYKLDVMSAAVGWFGDLLLTNGVNYPQHAAPRGWLRLRLLNGCNARSLNIATSDRRPMYVIASDGGLLSEPVKVEELPMLPGERFEVLVEARDGKEFDMVTLPVNQMGMNIAPFDKPVPVLHIQPIILHASGTMPDTLVKLPAVVAPDNLPTRWLQLMMDPMLDMMGMQALQKRYGAAAMGSMKGHMMDMHGSQGMHHMAGMAANGDHMDLMHANSINGKSFNMSEPAFDVPRGQYERWTISGEGDMMRHPFHIHGTQFRILSENGKPPAAHRQGWKDIVNVEGARSEVLVRFMHQADKSAPYMAHCHLLEHEDTGMMLGFTVA; from the coding sequence ATGCACCGTCGTGATTTTATCAAATATTCCGCGGCACTTAGCGGCCTGACTCTGTTACCGGCATGGAGCAAAAGCGCACTAAGTGCCGGGCGTCCGGCGCTTCCCGTCCCAGCGATTCTGGAACCAGATATTAGCGGCCGTATTAAGCTGATTGCTCAGGCGGGGACCACAGCATTAGGCGGTAAAAATGCCACTACCTGGGGCTACAACGGCCCAATTTTAGGCCCGGCTATTCGTTTGCAGCGCGGCAAGCCCGTGACCATCGATATTTATAACCGGCTGTCACAGGACACTACTCTGCACTGGCATGGCCTGGAGATTCCAGGTGAAGCTGACGGCGGCCCGCAGCAGATAATTGCCGCAGGGGGACACCGCCAGGTCACATTTACTCCTGACCAGCCGGCTTCAACCTGCTGGTTTCATCCGCATCAACACTCCAATACCGGGTATCAGGTCGCGATGGGGCTGGCGGGGCTGGTTCTGATAAACGACTTTGAAGCCGGTAAGCTGTTGCTGCCTCAACAATGGGGCGCGGATGATGTACCGGTAATCATTCAAGATAAAAGGCTCAATTCCCAGGGTGAGATTGATTATAAGCTCGATGTGATGAGCGCTGCCGTCGGCTGGTTTGGCGACTTGCTGTTAACCAATGGGGTGAACTATCCGCAGCATGCGGCCCCGCGCGGCTGGCTGCGTCTGCGCCTGCTTAATGGCTGCAATGCCCGTTCGCTCAACATAGCTACCAGCGATCGGCGCCCAATGTATGTCATCGCCAGCGATGGCGGCCTGCTGAGTGAACCGGTAAAAGTTGAAGAGTTACCGATGCTGCCGGGCGAGCGTTTTGAGGTATTGGTTGAGGCGCGAGACGGTAAAGAGTTTGATATGGTGACGCTGCCGGTAAACCAGATGGGAATGAATATTGCCCCATTCGATAAACCAGTGCCGGTGCTCCATATTCAGCCGATTATTCTGCACGCTTCCGGTACGATGCCGGATACGCTGGTCAAGCTGCCTGCGGTTGTGGCGCCTGATAATCTGCCTACACGCTGGCTACAGCTAATGATGGATCCGATGCTCGATATGATGGGGATGCAGGCTCTGCAAAAACGCTATGGCGCTGCGGCGATGGGCAGTATGAAAGGCCATATGATGGATATGCACGGTTCACAGGGAATGCATCATATGGCGGGGATGGCTGCAAATGGCGATCATATGGATTTGATGCATGCCAACAGTATCAACGGTAAGAGTTTTAATATGAGTGAACCAGCCTTTGACGTGCCGCGCGGTCAGTATGAACGCTGGACGATTTCGGGGGAGGGCGACATGATGCGCCATCCATTCCATATTCATGGCACTCAGTTCCGCATTCTGTCCGAAAATGGCAAGCCTCCAGCCGCACATCGCCAGGGCTGGAAAGATATTGTCAACGTAGAAGGGGCACGCAGCGAGGTGCTGGTGCGCTTTATGCATCAAGCAGATAAATCTGCGCCATATATGGCTCACTGCCATCTGCTGGAGCATGAAGATACTGGCATGATGCTGGGCTTTACCGTGGCCTGA
- the HCM1.178ac gene encoding DNA-binding protein has protein sequence MSDALKVLSNIRTLRVQARELDLAILDELLEKFTAVVEERREEEKQQAAEQNERQEMIAQYQQMMIEDGIRPEDLLSILQGTVTKDKKSRDPRPAKYKYDDNGVTKTWTGQGRTPKAIAEQMAAGKTLEDFAI, from the coding sequence ATGTCAGACGCATTAAAAGTATTGAGCAATATTCGCACGCTGCGCGTACAGGCTCGTGAACTGGATTTAGCTATTTTAGATGAGTTGTTAGAGAAATTTACGGCAGTTGTTGAAGAACGTCGTGAAGAAGAGAAACAACAGGCGGCCGAGCAAAACGAACGCCAGGAAATGATTGCCCAATACCAACAGATGATGATTGAAGATGGTATTCGGCCTGAAGACCTGCTGAGCATCCTGCAAGGCACCGTCACTAAGGATAAAAAGTCCCGCGATCCGCGCCCTGCGAAATATAAATATGATGATAATGGGGTGACTAAAACCTGGACCGGCCAGGGCAGAACGCCAAAGGCTATTGCTGAGCAGATGGCTGCTGGTAAAACGCTGGAAGATTTTGCTATCTAA
- the ygcB gene encoding CRISPR-associated endonuclease/helicase Cas3, whose protein sequence is MVAAGKLIYRYWGKATKSQGELSPECHLLAYHCLDVSSVAAYWWDNDPCLRSLFYGHYPEPIYRAWILFFISLHDLGKWDIRFQAKCWTAWQSLNSDETAAGLEKYKWDHGQGGLYWLKRDYAGADSSQEDIFASNHPKQSWLPWMAAVAGHHGYVMQPEYVDGGEIDERAIPLRIKKRANIDKQARKEFISQLETLFLTPAGLSLNDNPPELSPLLAGFCSVCDWLGSWSTETTFHYQSVAEPLNAYFSRRYSEDAPAVIQRSGLISRVRNWGGVEALLKEGFSPRQLQTLVEGLPAEPGLTIVEAPTGSGKTETALAYAWRLLAEGHADSIIFALPTQATANAMLARLEKLADKIFDNPNLILAHGQSRYNSEFSAIKLRGESVQEEEAWVQCCEWLSLSSKRAFLGQIGVCTIDQVLISVLPVKHRFIRGFGLGRSVLLVDEVHAYDTYMNNLLEEVLRQQCQAGQSALLLSATLPPELKRRLLKTYGGEASSEIPDHYPLVIWQSEARWRSFDLSSMPQHLPPSFSLGIDRRYMSLMEPDQVLLDEIIAAALAGAQVCLICNLVDVAQRVYQQLSTVSSLNVQLFHSRFTFHDRAAIEKATLEHFGPDNDERSQGRILVATQVVEQSLDVDFDWLITQHCPVDLLFQRAGRLHRHVRQTRPKGFEAPRLTVLLPDTTDYGKSNYIYTNTLCLWRTQRLIEKLADEPLIFPHAYRAWINDAYREPGVGEDIPGWVSEGKDKFEEKEFTKRSAARLMLNDAQRATPFADTDVHVQAVTRDGEMSLPLVPYVDTSAGKQLLDGSLPDSLSEYSRPEVLALNRVNVPAGWASKYDLTPECSPHARG, encoded by the coding sequence ATGGTTGCAGCGGGAAAATTAATTTATCGCTACTGGGGAAAGGCAACTAAATCACAGGGCGAGTTGTCTCCAGAGTGTCATCTTCTGGCTTATCATTGCCTGGATGTCTCGTCTGTGGCTGCATATTGGTGGGATAACGACCCTTGTCTGCGCTCTTTATTTTATGGGCATTATCCGGAACCAATTTACCGCGCGTGGATATTATTTTTTATCTCACTACATGATTTAGGTAAATGGGATATTCGTTTTCAGGCTAAATGCTGGACTGCGTGGCAGTCACTTAATTCAGATGAAACAGCAGCAGGACTAGAAAAATATAAATGGGATCACGGCCAGGGTGGTTTGTACTGGCTGAAAAGAGACTATGCCGGGGCTGATAGCAGCCAGGAAGATATATTTGCTTCGAATCATCCTAAGCAGAGCTGGCTTCCGTGGATGGCTGCGGTGGCCGGGCATCACGGGTACGTGATGCAGCCTGAATATGTTGATGGCGGTGAAATTGATGAGCGGGCTATTCCACTGCGTATTAAAAAAAGAGCGAATATCGATAAGCAGGCTCGAAAAGAGTTTATCTCGCAGCTCGAAACGCTTTTTTTAACCCCGGCTGGCCTCTCTCTAAACGATAATCCCCCTGAACTTTCTCCTCTGCTAGCTGGTTTTTGCTCGGTATGTGACTGGCTGGGTTCCTGGAGCACCGAAACTACCTTCCATTATCAGTCGGTTGCCGAACCACTTAATGCTTACTTTTCTCGCCGCTACAGCGAAGACGCACCAGCGGTTATTCAGCGCAGCGGGCTAATTAGCCGAGTCCGCAATTGGGGCGGGGTAGAAGCACTACTGAAAGAGGGATTTTCACCGCGTCAATTGCAGACTCTGGTTGAAGGTTTACCCGCTGAACCTGGTCTTACAATTGTTGAGGCGCCTACTGGCTCGGGTAAAACCGAGACTGCGCTGGCCTATGCCTGGCGGTTATTGGCCGAAGGGCATGCCGACAGCATCATTTTTGCGCTTCCCACCCAGGCGACCGCCAATGCGATGTTAGCCCGACTGGAAAAACTTGCGGATAAAATTTTTGATAATCCAAATCTGATTCTGGCGCACGGACAGTCGCGTTATAACAGCGAATTTTCCGCCATCAAACTGCGCGGAGAGTCGGTGCAGGAAGAAGAGGCGTGGGTTCAGTGTTGTGAATGGCTAAGCCTTAGTAGTAAGCGAGCGTTTCTGGGCCAAATAGGCGTCTGTACTATCGATCAGGTACTAATTTCGGTTTTACCGGTAAAGCATCGCTTTATTCGTGGCTTCGGATTAGGTCGCAGCGTATTGCTAGTTGATGAAGTTCACGCTTACGACACTTACATGAATAATCTGCTGGAAGAGGTACTGCGCCAGCAGTGTCAGGCCGGGCAGAGCGCGTTACTGTTATCGGCGACTTTACCACCGGAGCTTAAACGGCGGTTGCTGAAAACTTACGGTGGTGAAGCCAGTAGTGAGATACCAGACCACTATCCGCTGGTTATCTGGCAATCTGAGGCCCGGTGGCGTAGTTTCGATCTTTCCTCGATGCCACAACATTTGCCACCATCTTTTAGTCTTGGTATCGATCGGCGTTACATGAGCCTTATGGAGCCAGACCAGGTGCTGCTGGATGAGATAATCGCCGCCGCGCTGGCTGGTGCTCAGGTGTGCCTTATCTGTAACCTGGTAGATGTAGCACAGCGGGTCTACCAGCAGTTGAGCACTGTTTCCTCTCTTAACGTCCAGCTGTTCCACTCACGTTTTACTTTCCACGATAGGGCTGCAATAGAAAAGGCGACTCTGGAGCATTTTGGCCCCGATAATGATGAGCGGAGTCAGGGGCGCATTCTGGTTGCGACTCAGGTGGTTGAACAATCGCTTGATGTGGATTTTGACTGGCTGATAACCCAACACTGCCCGGTAGATTTGCTGTTTCAACGGGCCGGGAGGCTACATCGCCACGTCCGCCAGACTCGCCCAAAAGGTTTTGAAGCACCTCGCCTGACGGTATTGCTGCCTGACACCACCGATTACGGTAAGAGTAATTACATCTATACCAACACGCTTTGTCTGTGGCGTACCCAACGGCTCATTGAGAAATTGGCTGATGAGCCGCTGATTTTTCCACATGCCTATCGTGCCTGGATTAATGACGCTTATCGGGAGCCGGGAGTGGGCGAGGATATTCCGGGCTGGGTTTCTGAAGGGAAAGATAAGTTTGAAGAAAAAGAGTTTACTAAGCGCTCAGCCGCTCGTTTGATGTTAAACGATGCTCAACGAGCCACTCCTTTTGCTGATACCGATGTCCACGTTCAGGCCGTTACCCGTGACGGAGAGATGAGCCTGCCTTTAGTCCCTTATGTTGATACCTCCGCCGGAAAGCAGTTACTGGATGGTTCGCTACCCGACTCGCTGTCTGAATATTCCCGACCTGAAGTATTAGCACTTAATCGGGTCAATGTCCCGGCTGGCTGGGCGTCGAAATATGATCTAACCCCTGAGTGTTCCCCGCATGCGCGGGGATAA